The window cttctccgcctgcgccgacgcgcccgagcagccatcctcctccttctccgcctcgtcagcaagggcggaagagacctgccgccgctctgactgctccggcgcgtcgtagtccttctcctccgcctcgtaaggaagtaaagaagacaaccgctccgtctactctgccggcatctagcagtacagccagaggcgggaggacatacagattcggtccttctctgaagactacagagaagttaccatatgagaggaccccggaggagaacgccgagatcacacgagaagaagtgaggaactactttgaaggggtgaaagcaaagaaacatccacctccgaaggagaaggtagatccggtgaaagcgaagtgcactctggcttccctgacaaaaccacccaagtctccgccgaaaggaaactatgggcgcattattggaaaggaatttgccgaagcggagcggtcgggaagtactgtcagtgatcaaaggctgaaagaacgacgagctaggaaacaaattgcccagctcggcgaataaGCGAAGCAATcgggccccccgctcaaggtgcctagcgacaacatcgctaatgatccgaggatggtgcccggttatagcaatcttggcgattacctgcccgacgatgtacattatgaattcATGGAGGTGCAAATACAAAGAttgagtatgggaagcctctcgtcaaagatgaaagatctctatcaacgatgatgcgaagattgcatgattggtacttgaaaatctgcagagactctggggggaggagtactttgtatgtgaaagttaaaaaggagcatgacctcgttggaattgaactgttgcctgttccatttgaggagttctatcagtttttcaatcaattggccctcgataaaacaacggtcacctgctactgtctgtaagtactactacttctgtcattaagtctctctatatagctcagctctttcattgcatgtatttataatcatcctcactatattatgcagattgaagatcgccgaattgaagaaaagacaagtcggtgatattgggttcattaacacatatctcatagatgcaactcaggttaaatttcatgccgcagataccgaggccaacttgctacgatcgttggtaataaatgaaaacaaagatataatactcttttcttacaatttcaagtgagtgttactgtcttgtgcgtattcggttttccttatatatattagtcaaggttatagtaatgtaattgatgagttatgcatgcgtgtgtagttaccactatattctcctagagattaagcttgagcagggactagtaaccgtcttagactcaagacgaaaagatccccaggaatatgcggacatgactcaaatgcttgagaagtaagttaaatcgatcattatccaccatatcagcaactttgttcatttcctgatatatcaagtaattgttttctttgtctggcagggtttggaaaaaattctccaaaaaagctccaggactcccgaagaagctgcaatttagacacccgaaattaagtactatagtagcatgttccgcgcatctcctattgattcaagcgctagtttcatcaataccatttgacattcttgcttatcagtttgattgacctctatttcttgtaaagtggttgtggcaggaacaagggaatgatttctgtggatactacgtttgcgagtccatccgccacacgacctgtgagcggggctacactgacgaacaatatgaagtacgtaaataacaacattcacaattttattttattaccatcatttgtgttaagtttcattcattcattcatatatatgtattgaccccccttcttcaaattagatgtttcggaagcgggatgaactcttagcaccagctcgcatgcgagcaattcaagaggaattggcggcattctttattgaccacgtgatcgctgaagacggagaatactatgtggaccatgagtctgtatgattatatttgtaagagataattattgtatatatgtagccggtagtgccggatagatatatgagaacttgttgttcgaccaatctctcggagaaggagaggtggtcgatatcacttctctctgtatgcatatatgttcatgacgatcttctgtttccttcgtttgcttactagctagctagcgtgtctagtcctctctatacgtatgtatagtacgtagcgtcgaccaagcacggacataagagagaacacttctctctattaattatagctagctaacataatatatgaaacacctaaattaaccccccaaaacccccaaccccccNNNNNNNNNNNNNNNNNNNNNNNNNNNNNNNNNNNNNNNNNNNNNNNNNNNNNNNNNNNNNNNNNNNNNNNNNNNNNNNNNNNNNNNNNNNNNNNNNNNNNNNNNNNNNNNNNNNNNNNNNNNNNNNNNNNNNNNNNNNNNNNNNNNNNNNNNNNNNNNNNNNNNNNNNNNNNNNNNNNNNNNNNNNNNNNNNNNNNNNNNNNNNNNNNNNNNNNNNNNNNNNNNNNNNNNNNNNNNNNNNNNNNNNNNNNNNNNNNNNNNNNNNNNNNNNNNNNNNNNNNNNNNNNNNNNNNNNNNNNNNNNNNNNNNNNNNNNNNNNNNNNNNNNNNNNNNNNNNNNNNNNNNNNNNNNNNNNNNNNNNNNNNNNNNNNNNNNNNCTTTCAAAAAAaaccaaaaaccccagccacagaaatgctaacgcgtggatgcctattggtcccggttggtgccaccaaccgggaccaaagggtctcctgcctgggctccgcgcacaggccacgtggaggcccatctgtcccggttctggattgaaccgggactaaagggacagggcattaattagtactgaccctttagttccggttcaggaaccgggacaaaaggcccttacgaaccgggataacaggccctttttctaccagtggttgTACACTAAAATATATCCAACCCATCTTTACCATAAAATAGAATGAAAGTAGCACTGAACTTTATATTATATCATAAGAACGAAAATGAAAGGTCGTAAATTGTTGTTTAAGATATGTACGTTTGCCGTGCGTTGCCACAGGATAACAAGGATATAGACATTGATCAAAAACAAAAGGGCCGTCAACTCTACTTCGTCAACTTGGACCACTATATGTTTGCTTATTTCATATTTTGTTAAATGTCCAGATAAAAATAACATTGCATATATATTATACACATCTTAATCTTCAATACAAACATAGAGGTGATTAACAAACTCCATGTTCATAAAACTACAATAAATTAGTCTAATTGGTATTGTCAGCTAAGAAGATCAACGACCTTCTTGAGCAGTACCAAAAAATAGCTGAGTTAAGTTAATTTGACCAATCACACTCACCTTGCTCTGTAAGTGGCCACAATTGTTGACCACGGCAGAGGCCTGCTCCCTCCCGCACAAAAGGAGGCTCTATGGTGGTGGGGCCCTCTCCAAATTGCCGGTGCTCTTTAACCGGGACGGTGACTGTTCCGGGGCCTTGTCGGAGAGGTAATCTGGCCTCCATCCTTACCGGGTACATCCAGTTTTGCTCATGACAACATGATCATCCTTATATTTTGGCAAGCCTAAAGAGTTGTAGTGTAGTGTTCACGTTTCCTTTCACCAATGGAATAGAGGAAATTGAACCAGAGAGCAATATAACAATGTAGCTCTTTCACCATTGTACACAAAAATATGGTTGTTTCACAAATCCAAGCATATTTTCTTTTTATGTGCAAGGAAATTAAGCAATTTACAATCAGTAAACGAATCTAGGGAGCGAATGGATAAATGGTCAGGATCTTGCAAGAAGAAAAATACCTCAGTAAAACTTACACATACACAACTGCTGATCTTCTCCTACTATTCTCCTTATATACAATATTAATTTGTAACACATCATACTCTCCAAAATTTCTGAGATCTCTAAAGATAAAATGATGTTCTTCAGTGCCAGCACCGCTTCTTCTTAGCCTGAAACATaccccctccgtcccacaatataagatgaTTTTGCAAGCTATGTTAGGTTGCAAAAAACATCCTATAttatcggacggagggagtagtacaacgACATTCTAAGAACCATAAAACCAAGCAAAAATGCCAGTAGCAAGGGAAAAGGGCGACAACCGCCTTTAGATGTTATTCGCTATGGCCTATAGCAAATTTTCTAGGCAACTAAgatgggaaaattttgtttttgccactctatattttgccaattttccttatgccattcTAGATTTTGAGATTTCACTTCTgctactcttagcttttgacaattatcatgatttccattcttgtggcaaaagaaaaatgattttatttcatttttgccactgTTAGCTTTTGAAATGTATCGCAATTGCCACTccgaaaattttgcttttgccacagaaatggcaattgtgataattgtcaaaaactaagagtggcaaaagtaaaATGTCAAAATCTActatggcataaggaaaattggcaaaatcttgaGTGGCAAAAATAAAATTTTCCCAACTAAGATAATGCTAGCTCAACATGCATTTAATAAAAAATGAATTACAAATCACAATGAAAAAATATTTGATGACTTAAAGCAAACAAATACtaatctttgttgttttctttacCATTTCAGTAAGAAACAAAATGAGTACATGAGTCATCCTCATGTATGGAATGGATAAACAAAGCAAGCAGGAGCAACAAAATTAAAGCAAACTTCTTCAGAATGTTTGAAGCATGATCGGGAGAAATAGCTCGCCTCAGCATATCCAGCGGTTCATGTTTGAAGCATGAAGTATTGCCGACTCACTGTGGTTCGCCCTAAAACTGGCAATTTGTGCTATAAGTAGAGAAGTAGCAGGATCAGTGCTTGAAGTGGTCCTTGATAAAAGAAAACGTTCTTTACTTGCAATGCCAGCCAGGAGCAAGCAACTCGCGTTGTGAATGCCACTGGCACCGGTATGGGTGTTAAGGTGGATACACCCTCTTCAGAATGTCCCTTGGCTTTGGCTACCAACCCATCCTAAACCGGTACCAAATATTCTTCCTACCAGTTGGTGCAGCCATCTCCACATGCTGTGATGACCGCAAGCACCACCTACAGCTACAACTCCTAAACTGGTAGTATCATGGGCAGTTGACTTTCTTTCAAAGCTTTGCAGAGACATGCCAGGATTCAAACCTTCTTTAATGTCTCGACAGTCAACGAGCTAGCACCAGCACCTAGCTCCGATGATATGCTTCTAGCGCAGAGATGCTCTATTTCAcacttgcttgatttgcaaccaagGTTACTAAGTCTAAAGAGAAAGTAAAAGAACCAAGATGCACTGTGCACAAGTACAACTATGGTTAGATAGCATTACACTGCATTGCCCCTCTTTCTTGGAAGCTGGAACATCAACATAGCATAGCAAAAGTAAAAAAAAACGAAGATGCACGCTGTTCATCTATGTTTAGATAGAATTACAGGAGCCTTCGCAGAATACACTGCATGTCATCTTTCTTTCCTTTGAACATCAACACAtcatggcatatagcatatcatggATTCAATAATTAGCCGCGGGCTTACAAAATACAACATGAATCACAGGCTATTCCTACTGCATGGATCCACTGTACTGCTTATTTACTCATCAGCAACAACCTCAGGCTGGGGCGCCGAAGTTATCTACGTTGAGGCGAACTGAATGCTACGGAGACGACATGAATCGACATGTACAGTGCCAATGTCTCGGGTGAGATAAGATCCCAACTGTACTTTCACATATGCTTTTGCCCGGTTATCATTTCTATCAGCTAGCATGGATTAGTATTGTACTATTATTACTATCATAgtatacacttgtgcttcaaaaaaagTGAGATGACATTGTAAAACCAGTCAGTCACCTTTCGCGATCACAACAAACATGTCGTCTAAAGACCACTTCTTAATCTCCGACTTATGCTCTGGATTAATGATTGCCTCATCGGTGTTTGCAAGCCGGTAGCCGATCACAATCTCGTCTCTCTCACGAGCCCTCACCATTATGTCCAGGAAACTTAACTCCTCTTGTTCGTACAGGTAAAACTCAGCAGACCGTATGCACATCTCGTTGCCCTGTACCACAGGATTACCAGGGTCAGATCTAAGGCAGGATACTGGGTAGTTAACTTTAAAACCTATCATCTGGTACGTCATTAAATAGAGATGCTTCAAGTCATTGTTAACTGGTAGGTGTGGCTTGTACACATAGATTGTGGGAAAAGCATGTTATAGCAATATTAAAGCACAATTCAAATTATGTCACAATTGAGATAGTACCTCCTCAGCGAAAAGTTCCTGGAGAACTCTGTTGATTTGCTTGTCTTCTGCTACCATTGCTAATGCCATACTGACAAGTTCATTTGACAGGACGTAATCACTGATTTTGGAGACAGATACAAGGTTTCTAGTTCTTGAGTCCAGTATCTCACTGATTATTATTGATCTGTCCGATGCACGTTGCATCTTCCGAATCCATGAGCTGTGAGAGAAGCTATTGTGATGTAGAGGTGATTTTGACTCCTTCGATGATGGAAGACGTCTGGACTACAGAAGAAGGTACACATCAGTAATGCAGCGGTTATCTACCTGTGCACTGTCAGTTATATATGCTACAGCCAGGCTGCTTGTTGCTCACCTGAATGTCACGAATTAGAAGAAGTGTAGCTATGGACCGTGAATCCGATTGTACAATGGAGTCCTCCACCGACTCATCTGCAAGAATTAAAATCTGTGGTTTCAAAGTTAGCAATGGGTGTATTTCAGCATAGGTAAACTGAGAGTAAAAGAAATGAGAGCCAAGATAATTAACTATTTTGGACAACATTGATGGTTTCATGAAACAATCATTGTAGAAACATTCAGAGTACTATATTTGTCTCTATGATAGGGCATATACTCACAGAATCAAAGGTCTCAAGAGGCAAGCTTTCTAAGTGCCGCCTGATGACAACATTCCCTTCTTTGTGTACAAGTTTAATGTTTGTTAGTCCAAGAATATCCATACCACTGTCAGTCAGTTTTGCCTCCCTCGCCTTCTCTGGCACCTCATTGAACATCCACAATTCAGAGCCCGGAGCAAGAAATGCTTCTAGAACCTACATAACAGCACCAACATTCATATCCAAAATGTGCGTACATCGATCCTGGCAAAATGCGCAGGTTAACTTACCATTATCATATGGTGAATGTCACGTCGCCAACCACAGAACAAAATTTTCTCTGGATATTTAGGAGGGGTGGGAACGTTAGGTAGAAAACCCTTATGCAGCTGGCAAGAAATAACATAGATCAAATAAAAACCAAAGTGAATAGGAATTTTTTATCTGGGCAGTATGACTGGCTTGATGATAGTTGGTAGAAAGAGACTAAATATTAAACAACATTAAGCATAGCTCAGAAAATTAACCTCTGGTAGAGGAGCAGGTGCATAAGTATCATCATCTTCTGCTATAACAAGGATCTCATCACCTTCTCTTAAAACATAATCATCATCCGGATtcattaatatacttccaaatgctGACGCAAGCTTCACTCCGCAGGGCACAGCGTTAGGGAATGAGATTAACACATCGCCAAACCGCATGCCATCCAATTTTGGCCATCTTTTTATACAAAATTCTGCATTTTCAAATCCCAAAATATCCTCCCATATCTGCAAAAGAATATGGTGGGTTAGCAATCATGGAGATACATCCCGGGCAAAAATACAGGATCAAACAACATTGCAGTTTAGTATGCCAGGCTCAAagattttgtttcttttctttcttacTGGAGAACCAAGTGTTACATTGAAATGTACCTGTGCCAAGCCAGGTTGGAGTGCACACTGTATCATCAAACGTCCAATGACATCATGGGAAACAACTGTTTCAATTAGTTCACCTCCAACCAATTTCACTAAAGGTTCATTGTCAAGGTCACTCATCTCTACAACAATATGCCCCCTTAAGCCCTCTTTTACTCCAGTCAGGCTCAGTACGAGACGCAAAGCTCGTGCATCACTCTGGGGGGAATGGAGAAAACGAACGTTGAGCAAATAATTATATGAGTTGTTAACCCCAAAACGGTAAAGGTGGATAGAAAAAAACACTAACTTGGTCTGCATTTTCATCAGGTGCTAAAACAATAATAACACGTGCTTCGGAAACAGAAACCTGTGGGGAGGAAAGGGCATTTAAGGTAGATATTTGCATAACACATAGCATGAAAAGAAACCATCCGAGGAGTGTATTCATATTGGAAGATCAGAAGAATAGCTCGGTACCTTCTTTAGATCTGCTAGGATTAGAGGACTGCCGCTTCTACATATTACAGATGTTCCCATGAAGTCAAATCCTAGCTTTCCTATGTCCATCTCCATCTCTTCCTTGTTTCTTTCTGCGAGGACAACAACTACACCACCACCAATGCTTTTATTTGCTATAGCTAGCTGCTTCAGAAGAGAACCCTGCTCCACATAGTGAAAAAAGTAGTAAGCCAGTTGATTCAGTCTTTATCAATACCCAAGCAAGCAAATCAACCTCAGTGCTCAGTGCACAACTTCCCTCGGTAAGATTGAAGGATAATGTACAAAATGAAGTGCAAAAAGTGACTAAAAATGGTGAAAAAAGACCAACATTTAACTTCCAAAGTTGGTTTGTCTAAAATGGAATTTAAAATACAGAATTAAGTCTTGTGCATTGGATCCTTGAAAATAAAATCCTACAAGTCAGCATGCATAACATTTCTTACAAGCCTACTTCGGAAATGCACTGCTAGGGGATCGTCAGGTTTTATCACAGCACGCTTTACTATGTTATCTGCTGCCTGACCGATTTGTTACTTATAATTGATACTAAAGCAATTTTTCACCAGAACATTACCAGCTTGTTGCTCCATCCGAGGATTAGTATATGGTTGACCTCTATCACCTCACTTTGTCCCAGGGCAAGCAACTTAGCATACGGATCCCCGCCGCCCTGTTCTCCTTGGTCACCCTGAACGACAACCAACGGTTTGAGATTTCGTGGGCGGTTCAAGTCAGATCGCCGACGAGATAGATAGGGCTTGGGTTGGGTTTGGTACCTGACTTCGGGGTTGGTGGTGATGTTGCGGATGAGCTGCACGGCGCAGATGGAAACGGCCACGCCAGTCGCCGCGAAGATCGGATACACCTGCACATCATCGCGTGTTTCATCATGAGAGGAGATGACAAAAACAGATCATCCACCCACGAAGATTCCTTTTATCAGGAGCAAATTGATAATATGACACATCTTTCCTGGCACTTTGATGTGATGACACACTTTTCTTTTGATTTGATTACCTCACACATCTTTGATTGATAGCTGGATTAAATGACACAAATTAAGTTTTTGTCTCCTTTTCTAGGTATGGACCCGCAGTCCTGCACGTAATTTGTTATAGGACGGTTTTGCCCTTGCACCAATTTGCTGCCTGATTCGATCGAGGCTTTCCTGGTCGAAGGAAACGACGAAGTCCAAACGAGACGGAGCCACGCATAGGAGGAAGAGaaagccctgcgccgccgcctctgCTGCTGCGTGCTTCCTCCCACACCGCGCTGCCAGTTCCCCCGCACCTACCTCGCTGTGCCGCCGTGCTGCCAGTTCCCCATCGCCTCCTGTCCTGCTTCGATCTCATCCCGTGACGCACGGCCGCCGCTTCCTCCTCGCTCATCGACTGACAGGTGGcatcccatctctctctctctccctccctctccccctctctcactCTAATCGTCTCACTCGTGCACGCAGGAGGTTGAGTCGTGCAGGAACCCAAGATCATGGAGATGATGATGCGGGAGAGCTACTGGGCAGGCTTCACGCAGAGTAGAACGCGCTGATCATTGCATTGATGGAGCCAGATGTCACAGCTTTGGAAGCGTACATATGCATCTTATTCAGCAGATTTTTGTGGATTCACATATATATTCTTGTGACATGTGAAAATGGTACAAAAATAAAGAGAGATCATGTCAAACAATTGGTGAAAATGATGTCAATTTTTTGAACGAAACTGTGCATAAATTCATGCCACAACCATCAAGCGAGGGCTACAGTTCTAGTATTTTGCTGCTGGCCATATGCTACTTCAAACAACAGCAGCTAGCAGCTACAGAAGGCTCTAGCCAACATCAATAAGCAAGCAGAGACCTACAGTCTACAGAACTACTTCATACAACAACATCGAGCAGCTAAAAAGCTAGCAACGATGGCACGCTCCGGCGCCGTCGCGGCCGTGTGCCGGCGATGGGAAGGAGACAGCGAGGTGGCGGCACGCGGGAAAGGAGCCACGGGGAGCAAGGCGCCGGGAAGGAGGCATGCAGCAGGATCACCTAGTTTCATACTGTAGAGCTCCCATATGTACTCGTGCATGAATGGAGCCTCTACATGCATGTACTGATCGAGACGTGTTTGGCTCGATCGAATCAGGCAGGTGAGTCGGTGGGAGGGCAAAAGTGTCCCAAAAATAATTACGTGGGGGCTCATACCTGAAAAAGGAGAGAAAAACTCAAAAAAAAATTGCGGAAGAACTTTCAATTTATCCATCTTCAATCaaggcagtacaacgaacaccagaaataaaaattacatctagatccgtagaccacctagcgacgactacaagcaccaaagcgagccgaaggcgcgccgccgtcatcgcccctccatcaccgAAGCCAGGCATAatttattgtagtagacagtcgggaagtcgttgtgctaagaccccataggaccagcaccacagaacaacaaccgccgccgatgaaaaataacgtagatcggaaggatccaaaccgaagacacacgaacgtggacgaacaacgacgagatccgagcaaatccatcaaa is drawn from Triticum dicoccoides isolate Atlit2015 ecotype Zavitan chromosome 4A, WEW_v2.0, whole genome shotgun sequence and contains these coding sequences:
- the LOC119287433 gene encoding probable ion channel POLLUX isoform X1, whose protein sequence is MESNLVDTTPTSREFTLDFLRHITNNLSEDRIIGKGGFAVVYKGVLDNGEEIALKKLTHIGPEDTKFADEFNNIIRAHHQNIIQYVGYCYHPGNWMKLDEKYIFAHEPIRILCFEYLHGGDLERHLSDEQPCGLDWQTCYKIIKGVCSGLNYLHSVNIYHLDLKPANILLDNNMMPKIGDFGISRIFPSAKTITTATGTLIGTMGFMPPEYINENIISQKYDVFSLGAVILQIMAGRQSYRDCGRDPSETFIELVCEKWRKKLHPTMSPHSCQQVNACIGIALRCLEDDRQKRPTTREIATELNRIDMGNLSLTEEVVNELNLIDTEFCSLTDKATNLQSRVALAYNHYKNSGVSDLRGDWRGRFHLRRAAHPQHHHQPRSQGDQGEQGGGDPYAKLLALGQSEVIEVNHILILGWSNKLGSLLKQLAIANKSIGGGVVVVLAERNKEEMEMDIGKLGFDFMGTSVICRSGSPLILADLKKVSVSEARVIIVLAPDENADQSDARALRLVLSLTGVKEGLRGHIVVEMSDLDNEPLVKLVGGELIETVVSHDVIGRLMIQCALQPGLAQIWEDILGFENAEFCIKRWPKLDGMRFGDVLISFPNAVPCGVKLASAFGSILMNPDDDYVLREGDEILVIAEDDDTYAPAPLPELHKGFLPNVPTPPKYPEKILFCGWRRDIHHMIMVLEAFLAPGSELWMFNEVPEKAREAKLTDSGMDILGLTNIKLVHKEGNVVIRRHLESLPLETFDSILILADESVEDSIVQSDSRSIATLLLIRDIQSRRLPSSKESKSPLHHNSFSHSSWIRKMQRASDRSIIISEILDSRTRNLVSVSKISDYVLSNELVSMALAMVAEDKQINRVLQELFAEEGNEMCIRSAEFYLYEQEELSFLDIMVRARERDEIVIGYRLANTDEAIINPEHKSEIKKWSLDDMFVVIAKGD
- the LOC119287433 gene encoding probable ion channel POLLUX isoform X2 — encoded protein: MESNLVDTTPTSREFTLDFLRHITNNLSEDRIIGKGGFAVVYKGVLDNGEEIALKKLTHIGPEDTKFADEFNNIIRAHHQNIIQYVGYCYHPGNWMKLDEKYIFAHEPIRILCFEYLHGGDLERHLSDEQPCGLDWQTCYKIIKGVCSGLNYLHSVNIYHLDLKPANILLDNNMMPKIGDFGISRIFPSAKTITTATGTLIGTMGFMPPEYINENIISQKYDVFSLGAVILQIMAGRQSYRDCGRDPSETFIELVCEKWRKKLHPTMSPHSCQQVNACIGIALRCLEDDRQKRPTTREIATELNRIDMGNLSLTEEVVNELNLIDTEFCSLTDKATNLQSRVALAYNHYKNSGVSDLRGDWRGRFHLRRAAHPQHHHQPRSQGDQGEQGGGDPYAKLLALGQSEVIEVNHILILGWSNKLGSLLKQLAIANKSIGGGVVVVLAERNKEEMEMDIGKLGFDFMGTSVICRSGSPLILADLKKVSVSEARVIIVLAPDENADQSDARALRLVLSLTGVKEGLRGHIVVEMSDLDNEPLVKLVGGELIETVVSHDVIGRLMIQCALQPGLAQIWEDILGFENAEFCIKRWPKLDGMRFGDVLISFPNAVPCGVKLASAFGSILMNPDDDYVLREGDEILVIAEDDDTYAPAPLPELHKGFLPNVPTPPKYPEKILFCGWRRDIHHMIMVLEAFLAPGSELWMFNEVPEKAREAKLTDSDESVEDSIVQSDSRSIATLLLIRDIQSRRLPSSKESKSPLHHNSFSHSSWIRKMQRASDRSIIISEILDSRTRNLVSVSKISDYVLSNELVSMALAMVAEDKQINRVLQELFAEEGNEMCIRSAEFYLYEQEELSFLDIMVRARERDEIVIGYRLANTDEAIINPEHKSEIKKWSLDDMFVVIAKGD
- the LOC119287433 gene encoding uncharacterized protein LOC119287433 isoform X3; amino-acid sequence: MESNLVDTTPTSREFTLDFLRHITNNLSEDRIIGKGGFAVVYKGVLDNGEEIALKKLTHIGPEDTKFADEFNNIIRAHHQNIIQYVGYCYHPGNWMKLDEKYIFAHEPIRILCFEYLHGGDLERHLSDEQPCGLDWQTCYKIIKGVCSGLNYLHSVNIYHLDLKPANILLDNNMMPKIGDFGISRIFPSAKTITTATGTLIGTMGFMPPEYINENIISQKYDVFSLGAVILQIMAGRQSYRDCGRDPSETFIELVCEKWRKKLHPTMSPHSCQQVNACIGIALRCLEDDRQKRPTTREIATELNRIDMGNLSLTEEVVNELNLIDTEFCSLTDKATNLQSRVALAYNHYKNSGVSDLRGDWRGRFHLRRAAHPQHHHQPRSQGDQGEQGGGDPYAKLLALGQSEVIEVNHILILGWSNKLGSLLKQLAIANKSIGGGVVVVLAERNKEEMEMDIGKLGFDFMGTSVICRSGSPLILADLKKVSVSEARVIIVLAPDENADQSDARALRLVLSLTGVKEGLRGHIVVEMSDLDNEPLVKLVGGELIETVVSHDVIGRLMIQCALQPGLAQIWEDILGFENAEFCIKRWPKLDGMRFGDVLISFPNAVPCGVKLASAFGSILMNPDDDYVLREGDEILVIAEDDDTYAPAPLPELHKGFLPNVPTPPKYPEKILFCGWRRDIHHMIMVLEAFLAPGSELWMFNEVPEKAREAKLTDSGMDILGLTNIKLVHKEGNVVIRRHLESLPLETFDSILILADESVEDSIVQSDSRSIATLLLIRDIQTSSIIEGVKITSTSQ
- the LOC119287433 gene encoding uncharacterized protein LOC119287433 isoform X4, translated to MESNLVDTTPTSREFTLDFLRHITNNLSEDRIIGKGGFAVVYKGVLDNGEEIALKKLTHIGPEDTKFADEFNNIIRAHHQNIIQYVGYCYHPGNWMKLDEKYIFAHEPIRILCFEYLHGGDLERHLSDEQPCGLDWQTCYKIIKGVCSGLNYLHSVNIYHLDLKPANILLDNNMMPKIGDFGISRIFPSAKTITTATGTLIGTMGFMPPEYINENIISQKYDVFSLGAVILQIMAGRQSYRDCGRDPSETFIELVCEKWRKKLHPTMSPHSCQQVNACIGIALRCLEDDRQKRPTTREIATELNRIDMGNLSLTEEVVNELNLIDTEFCSLTDKATNLQSRVALAYNHYKNSGVSDLRGDWRGRFHLRRAAHPQHHHQPRSQGDQGEQGGGDPYAKLLALGQSEVIEVNHILILGWSNKLGSLLKQLAIANKSIGGGVVVVLAERNKEEMEMDIGKLGFDFMGTSVICRSGSPLILADLKKVSVSEARVIIVLAPDENADQSDARALRLVLSLTGVKEGLRGHIVVEMSDLDNEPLVKLVGGELIETVVSHDVIGRLMIQCALQPGLAQIWEDILGFENAEFCIKRWPKLDGMRFGDVLISFPNAVPCGVKLASAFGSILMNPDDDYVLREGDEILVIAEDDDTYAPAPLPELHKGFLPNVPTPPKYPEKILFCGWRRDIHHMIMVLEAFLAPGSELWMFNEVPEKAREAKLTDSDESVEDSIVQSDSRSIATLLLIRDIQTSSIIEGVKITSTSQ